In Aeromicrobium marinum DSM 15272, one genomic interval encodes:
- a CDS encoding FMN-binding protein encodes MTLPRYKNTFLTAAAASALLLTAACGSEATDDDSSAATAPAAAGGSADSADADPSAASSGGYAAGDYSAEGSYQTPGGTQSVVVELSLDATGTITSVEVIPQADGGNSEQFQGRFAGGIADEVEGVSIDDLDVSKVSGSSLTSGGFNKAIDEIKAQAAA; translated from the coding sequence GTGACCCTGCCCCGCTACAAGAACACCTTCCTGACCGCCGCTGCGGCGTCGGCCCTGCTGCTCACCGCAGCCTGCGGGAGCGAGGCCACGGACGACGACTCCTCGGCGGCGACCGCCCCGGCTGCCGCCGGTGGGAGCGCCGACTCCGCCGACGCCGATCCCTCCGCGGCCTCGTCCGGCGGCTACGCCGCAGGCGACTACTCCGCCGAGGGCAGCTACCAGACGCCCGGTGGCACCCAGAGCGTCGTCGTCGAGCTGTCCCTCGACGCCACCGGCACGATCACCTCCGTCGAGGTCATCCCCCAGGCCGACGGCGGCAACTCCGAACAGTTCCAGGGTCGGTTCGCCGGCGGCATCGCCGACGAGGTCGAAGGGGTCAGCATCGACGACCTCGACGTCTCGAAGGTCTCGGGCTCGTCGCTGACCAGCGGCGGCTTCAACAAGGCGATCGACGAGATCAAGGCCCAGGCCGCTGCCTGA